The following proteins come from a genomic window of Maribacter sp. HTCC2170:
- a CDS encoding P1 family peptidase → MKKASLTFIITFIFLHNVLSQEKRARDYGIEIGVLKTGKHNAITDVAGVKVGHTTLNIGDSIRTGVTAILPHSENIFQEKVPAAIYIGNGFGKLAGYTQVKELGNIETPIILTNTLSVPTASDGLITYTLGLKGNEKVRSVNSVVGETNDGYLNDIRGRHVTERHVISAIKNAKTGSVEEGNVGAGTGTVCFGYKGGIGTSSRVIPKKFGGYTVGVLVQSNFGGVLEIDGIPVAKLLDNYPRSFKYDVDGSCMMVIMTDAPLGSRNLERLAKRAMMGLARTGGIASNGSGDYVIAVSTAEENIVPYANNSILQHHYSLRNESMSPLFLATIEATEEAIINSLFAAESINGYREHRINALPKSTIMELMNKYRPGFEKADE, encoded by the coding sequence ATGAAGAAAGCAAGCCTAACATTCATTATTACTTTCATATTTCTACACAATGTTCTTTCGCAAGAAAAAAGAGCTAGGGACTATGGTATTGAAATTGGGGTGCTCAAGACCGGAAAACATAATGCTATAACTGATGTTGCAGGGGTGAAGGTAGGTCATACAACATTGAACATTGGAGATAGTATTCGTACTGGTGTTACGGCTATCTTACCCCATTCAGAAAATATATTTCAGGAGAAAGTACCTGCAGCTATTTACATAGGTAACGGTTTTGGAAAATTGGCGGGATACACACAAGTGAAAGAATTAGGGAATATTGAAACTCCGATTATACTCACCAATACCTTGAGTGTTCCAACTGCTTCTGACGGATTAATAACTTATACTTTAGGGTTAAAAGGAAATGAAAAAGTACGTTCTGTTAATTCGGTAGTTGGTGAAACGAACGATGGGTATTTAAATGATATACGTGGCAGACATGTAACTGAACGGCATGTAATATCGGCAATTAAAAATGCGAAAACTGGATCTGTTGAAGAAGGTAATGTGGGAGCTGGGACCGGAACGGTCTGTTTTGGGTATAAAGGAGGAATAGGAACTTCTTCTAGAGTGATTCCCAAAAAATTTGGCGGGTATACTGTTGGTGTTCTGGTGCAATCCAATTTTGGTGGAGTATTGGAAATAGATGGTATTCCCGTAGCCAAACTACTGGATAATTATCCGCGTTCCTTCAAATATGATGTTGATGGTTCCTGTATGATGGTCATTATGACTGATGCCCCTTTAGGGTCAAGAAATTTGGAGCGTTTGGCAAAAAGGGCAATGATGGGGTTGGCACGAACAGGTGGGATTGCTTCAAATGGAAGTGGCGATTATGTGATTGCGGTTTCCACGGCAGAAGAAAATATAGTTCCCTATGCTAATAATTCTATCTTACAACATCATTATTCATTGAGGAACGAATCGATGTCACCCTTATTTCTCGCCACAATTGAAGCCACAGAGGAGGCAATTATCAACTCATTGTTCGCGGCTGAATCAATAAACGGTTATCGAGAACATCGCATTAATGCTTTACCAAAAAGCACCATTATGGAACTCATGAATAAATATAGACCCGGTTTTGAAAAGGCAGACGAATGA
- a CDS encoding adenylate/guanylate cyclase domain-containing protein: MKFRIKRRWGILRDYVIGWTLAFLFLSIVRGIGTIELSSVQFEFWETVVVSCIFGPIFGSISGFVQILTEERYYRRVSIYRLLFFRLVYATVFLFSLVLLSYFMVTEFFGEAKGFFAFAFEPGSASIYFFILTVDILMLIVRQVNLMLGENNLSKLLRGKFYTPREEERIFMFLDLQSSTQHAETLGHIKYSKMIQDCFNDLGVVVENEAEIYQYVGDEVILTWKLKDGLRNQNCLDAYFNFKNEIEKRSEHYITSYGSLPFFKAGLNSGTVTVTEVGKYKKEIAYHGDTINTAARIQGKCNELNQELLISEHLMGQLDTCNYIFEQLGSIPLKGKANEVMVMAVGPN, encoded by the coding sequence ATGAAGTTTAGGATAAAAAGAAGATGGGGTATACTTAGGGATTATGTAATTGGCTGGACCTTAGCTTTTCTTTTTCTCTCTATTGTACGTGGTATTGGGACTATCGAATTGAGTTCCGTTCAATTTGAATTTTGGGAAACAGTCGTTGTCTCATGTATTTTCGGGCCAATTTTTGGAAGCATATCGGGATTTGTCCAAATACTTACCGAGGAAAGGTATTATAGGCGGGTATCAATTTATCGGTTATTGTTTTTTAGGCTGGTTTATGCCACGGTTTTTCTTTTTTCCTTGGTTTTGTTATCCTATTTCATGGTCACCGAGTTCTTTGGAGAGGCCAAAGGGTTCTTTGCATTTGCTTTTGAACCAGGAAGTGCATCCATCTATTTTTTTATTCTCACTGTAGATATTTTAATGCTCATAGTAAGACAGGTGAATTTGATGTTGGGTGAGAACAATCTCAGTAAATTACTTAGGGGAAAGTTTTACACACCACGTGAAGAAGAACGAATTTTCATGTTTCTCGATTTGCAATCATCTACCCAACATGCCGAAACATTGGGGCACATTAAGTATAGTAAAATGATTCAGGATTGTTTTAACGATTTAGGGGTTGTTGTTGAAAATGAAGCGGAGATTTATCAATATGTTGGTGACGAGGTAATTCTTACATGGAAATTGAAAGATGGTTTACGCAATCAAAATTGTTTAGATGCATATTTCAATTTTAAAAATGAAATTGAGAAAAGGAGCGAACATTATATTACTTCTTATGGAAGTTTACCCTTTTTCAAGGCAGGATTAAACTCTGGAACTGTAACGGTCACAGAAGTCGGTAAGTACAAGAAAGAGATTGCATATCATGGTGATACTATCAATACAGCCGCCAGAATTCAAGGGAAATGCAATGAGCTGAATCAAGAACTACTTATTTCTGAGCACTTAATGGGGCAACTGGACACATGCAATTATATATTTGAGCAGTTGGGTAGTATTCCGCTCAAAGGCAAGGCAAACGAGGTTATGGTTATGGCTGTTGGTCCCAACTAA
- a CDS encoding DUF418 domain-containing protein: MAETKKKERIEIIDALRGFSLAGIVIVHFVENFIGSAVPQDVLEGLHIGPLDYVVDVFIGLFLRGKFFALFSFLFGLSFFIQMDNAQQNGRTFGARFLWRLIILLVIGAVHHMFYRGDILTIYALLGILLIPFYKLDNKWILALTALLFLGVGRFLIFGITGGEYMFSQGGLMPDEPETRAYFNTIKNGSFLEVFESNSTSGHLNKLEFQLGYFGRGYITFAFFLLGLLAGRIGFFKTLNEHKTLLKKILIGSIILFVVSIALTALIFMQMGENPSFSTWPAMLGLTAYDLNNIAMTFILIVLFIMLYKKVKGEKMLRIFAPYGRMALSNYFFQSLLGTFIFFGWGMGYLVELRNGYTFLIALAVIVLQMFISKWWLRKFHYGPLEWVWRSLTFFKIFPMKKEKAQ, translated from the coding sequence ATGGCAGAGACAAAGAAAAAAGAACGAATTGAAATTATTGATGCACTCAGGGGATTTTCGTTGGCGGGAATAGTTATTGTTCATTTTGTTGAGAATTTCATTGGTTCTGCGGTACCTCAAGATGTTCTTGAGGGTTTACATATTGGCCCTTTAGATTATGTCGTCGATGTTTTTATTGGTCTGTTCCTCAGAGGTAAATTTTTCGCATTGTTTTCTTTTCTTTTTGGATTAAGCTTCTTTATCCAAATGGATAATGCCCAACAAAATGGAAGAACATTTGGAGCAAGATTTTTGTGGCGTTTGATTATCCTATTGGTCATTGGCGCTGTTCATCATATGTTCTATCGAGGTGACATCTTAACGATATATGCTCTTTTGGGTATTCTACTCATTCCATTTTATAAGCTAGATAACAAATGGATTCTTGCTTTGACAGCATTACTTTTTCTAGGTGTTGGCCGCTTTTTAATTTTTGGGATTACAGGAGGAGAGTATATGTTCAGTCAAGGAGGTTTAATGCCTGATGAACCTGAAACCCGAGCATATTTCAATACCATTAAGAATGGTAGTTTCCTTGAGGTATTCGAATCAAATTCTACATCCGGTCATTTGAATAAGTTGGAATTTCAGTTAGGTTATTTTGGCCGCGGATACATCACTTTCGCCTTTTTCTTATTAGGGTTGCTTGCGGGAAGAATTGGCTTTTTTAAAACTTTAAATGAACATAAGACATTATTGAAGAAGATATTAATAGGTAGTATTATACTGTTTGTTGTTTCAATTGCCTTAACAGCACTTATCTTTATGCAAATGGGTGAAAATCCTTCCTTTAGTACATGGCCAGCGATGCTGGGGCTAACCGCATATGACCTTAACAATATTGCCATGACATTTATATTAATTGTATTGTTTATAATGTTGTATAAAAAAGTGAAAGGAGAAAAGATGCTAAGAATTTTTGCTCCTTATGGCAGAATGGCGTTGAGTAATTACTTCTTTCAAAGTCTACTGGGTACGTTTATTTTTTTCGGTTGGGGTATGGGTTATTTAGTAGAATTAAGAAACGGTTACACTTTTCTTATAGCTTTGGCTGTAATTGTATTGCAAATGTTTATCAGTAAATGGTGGCTAAGAAAGTTTCATTATGGTCCATTGGAATGGGTGTGGCGTAGTTTGACTTTCTTCAAAATTTTCCCAATGAAAAAGGAAAAGGCACAGTAA
- a CDS encoding WD40/YVTN/BNR-like repeat-containing protein: MIGPFRGGRTVGAVGIPTQPNVFFIGHNNGGVWKTDDYGRTWNSIFDDAPTGSVGDLAVSPSNPDIIYVGTGEGLHRPDLAVGDGMFKTDNGGKTWKHIGLDDIQQVSRVIVHPTNPDIVFVAGLGHPYGANEMRGVFRSIDGGAHWEKTLYLNHNTGAVQVEFDPNNPNILFADMWEHQEGPWENAKFSGPNSGLYKSIDGGATWKKVTKGLPTADQGLGRIGVAIAPSNSSKMYATVDAKKNGGIYKSDDGGESWTLINTDYRLWGRGSDFAEIKVHPKNEDIIFVGNIAAYKSEDGGKSWMSIKGAPGGDDYHRIWINPIQPEIMLFAADQGAVITVNEGKTWSSWYNQPTAQLYHVSTDNQFPYWVYGGQQESGAIAVASRSNGGQISFREFMGVGADEYAYVAPDPKDPNIVYGGRVIRFDKKTGQSQVVAPEVLRSGKVRFLRTMPLLFHPADDDLLIFGTNVVWKTLNGGQSWEEISPDLTRKQPEIPRSVGDFITEEMKAMPQRAIVYALGPSPLDKDIIWAGTDDGLIHITTDGGNTWTNVTPPEIGSWDKISQIDAGHFDEGTAYVAVNAIRKDDMRPLIFKTHDFGKTWTEISKGMNPNGPVNTVREDHIAKGLLFAGTEREVYFSVDDGTNWQSLRLNMPASSIRDLVIHENDLVIGTHGRSIWILGDFSPLRELNKISSNESYLFQPSLATRVRFNMFSDTPLPPEEPTGDNPPDGAIIDYYLPQDSREVSIEILDSGNKRISKFSSNDIMSVPDSVELAHPTYWIRPMVKPSTKKGHQRFIWNLRYPEPPGAKRSYAIAAVLHNTPMGPVGPFVAPGTYKIKLHVDDKEIVKEIEVRLDPRSVLSEEDLNLQTELSMNVYNAYKELQSVRDVAKSKLESGRLRSKKKSTLIKFIGSGDPENGDPLYGSIDTTELENESLVGLQQKLLYLLVVIQNADTRPTIPTQKAVQQLLRRTEELKIKSKSITN; this comes from the coding sequence ATGATTGGACCTTTTCGAGGTGGAAGGACAGTAGGGGCAGTGGGAATTCCCACCCAGCCTAATGTTTTCTTTATTGGACATAACAATGGAGGAGTTTGGAAAACGGATGATTACGGTCGAACTTGGAACTCGATATTTGATGATGCACCAACTGGATCGGTTGGTGACCTGGCCGTTTCTCCCAGTAATCCTGATATTATTTATGTAGGCACCGGGGAAGGGTTACATCGCCCAGATTTGGCAGTGGGTGATGGAATGTTCAAAACTGATAACGGAGGTAAAACGTGGAAACATATTGGGCTAGATGATATTCAACAGGTAAGTCGGGTAATCGTCCATCCGACAAATCCCGATATTGTTTTTGTAGCCGGTTTGGGACATCCATATGGCGCGAATGAGATGCGAGGGGTCTTTCGCTCAATTGATGGTGGTGCGCATTGGGAGAAAACGCTATACCTTAATCACAATACAGGTGCTGTACAAGTTGAGTTTGACCCAAACAATCCAAATATTCTTTTTGCAGATATGTGGGAACACCAGGAGGGTCCTTGGGAGAATGCAAAATTCTCAGGCCCAAATAGTGGGTTGTATAAATCGATTGACGGAGGAGCGACTTGGAAAAAAGTCACCAAAGGTTTACCAACTGCCGATCAAGGTTTGGGTAGAATAGGTGTTGCCATTGCCCCAAGTAACTCGAGTAAAATGTACGCAACGGTCGATGCAAAGAAAAATGGGGGTATTTATAAAAGTGATGATGGAGGGGAAAGTTGGACATTGATAAATACCGATTACAGATTATGGGGCAGGGGAAGTGATTTTGCCGAAATAAAAGTCCATCCAAAAAATGAAGACATAATATTTGTCGGGAATATTGCAGCCTATAAATCAGAAGATGGTGGAAAAAGCTGGATGTCTATTAAAGGAGCGCCGGGAGGTGATGACTATCATCGTATTTGGATAAATCCAATACAACCAGAAATTATGTTATTCGCTGCAGATCAAGGTGCTGTGATAACTGTAAATGAAGGGAAAACGTGGAGTTCATGGTATAATCAGCCAACTGCCCAATTGTATCATGTAAGTACTGACAACCAATTTCCGTATTGGGTGTATGGTGGTCAACAGGAGAGTGGGGCGATTGCTGTGGCCAGTAGAAGTAATGGCGGTCAGATTTCTTTTAGGGAATTCATGGGTGTTGGTGCCGATGAATATGCATATGTAGCACCTGACCCCAAAGACCCGAATATTGTTTATGGTGGACGTGTAATAAGGTTTGATAAAAAAACTGGGCAATCACAAGTTGTAGCTCCAGAAGTATTGCGTTCAGGTAAGGTACGCTTTCTTCGAACGATGCCATTACTATTTCATCCAGCAGATGATGACCTGCTTATATTTGGTACAAATGTGGTTTGGAAAACATTGAATGGTGGGCAATCTTGGGAAGAAATAAGCCCAGATTTGACCCGAAAACAGCCCGAAATACCAAGGAGCGTTGGTGACTTCATTACTGAAGAAATGAAGGCCATGCCCCAAAGGGCTATAGTATATGCATTGGGGCCTTCACCTTTGGACAAAGATATTATTTGGGCCGGCACCGATGACGGACTGATACATATTACTACTGACGGAGGTAATACTTGGACCAATGTAACTCCTCCAGAAATTGGTTCTTGGGACAAAATCTCCCAAATTGATGCTGGCCATTTTGATGAAGGTACAGCATACGTTGCCGTAAATGCCATTCGTAAAGATGATATGCGGCCATTAATTTTTAAAACCCATGATTTTGGTAAGACTTGGACGGAAATTTCAAAAGGAATGAATCCTAATGGTCCAGTGAATACAGTTCGTGAAGACCATATCGCCAAAGGCTTACTGTTTGCCGGTACAGAACGTGAAGTCTATTTTTCAGTTGATGATGGTACTAATTGGCAATCGCTCAGATTGAATATGCCTGCTTCTTCAATTCGTGATTTGGTTATTCATGAGAACGATTTGGTTATAGGAACCCATGGCCGTTCCATTTGGATATTGGGTGATTTTAGCCCGTTACGGGAACTCAATAAAATTTCATCCAATGAGTCATATCTATTCCAACCCAGTTTAGCGACCCGCGTGCGATTCAACATGTTTTCTGATACGCCTCTTCCTCCCGAAGAGCCTACTGGGGATAATCCTCCAGATGGCGCTATAATAGATTATTATTTACCGCAAGATTCACGAGAAGTATCAATTGAAATACTAGATAGTGGTAATAAGCGCATCAGTAAGTTCAGTAGTAATGATATAATGTCTGTTCCTGATTCCGTAGAGTTGGCACACCCAACCTATTGGATAAGGCCAATGGTAAAGCCTTCAACCAAAAAAGGACATCAACGGTTTATTTGGAATTTGCGATATCCAGAACCGCCAGGGGCCAAGCGTAGTTATGCAATAGCCGCTGTTCTACATAATACTCCAATGGGACCAGTAGGCCCATTTGTCGCTCCAGGAACGTATAAAATCAAATTGCATGTGGATGACAAGGAAATAGTTAAGGAAATCGAGGTACGATTGGATCCTCGCTCAGTGCTTTCAGAAGAAGATTTAAATTTACAAACAGAACTATCCATGAACGTATATAATGCCTACAAGGAATTACAGAGCGTTAGAGATGTTGCGAAATCCAAGCTAGAAAGCGGTAGGCTTCGTTCTAAAAAAAAATCTACTTTGATAAAGTTTATCGGTTCTGGTGATCCAGAGAATGGCGACCCATTGTATGGCAGTATTGACACAACTGAATTGGAAAATGAAAGTCTTGTAGGACTCCAACAGAAGTTACTATACCTCTTGGTAGTCATTCAGAATGCAGATACCAGGCCCACGATACCAACACAAAAGGCTGTTCAACAACTTTTAAGACGAACGGAAGAACTTAAAATAAAATCGAAATCCATTACGAACTAA